The sequence below is a genomic window from Lodderomyces elongisporus chromosome 2, complete sequence.
ATGTCTTTCCGACGAGGGTGATTTAACTGCACTTGGCCGTTTGGCATCACATTTTCCACTTGACCCCATGTTGGCTGTTATGCTTATTGGATCGCCAGCTTTCAAGTGCTCTGAAGATTTGCTCACCATAGTGGCAATGTTGAGTGTACCTTCAGTCTTTGTACGTCCTGCATCTGCTAGACAAAGAGCCGATGAAGCAAAACTATCATTTGCACATCCAGACGGTGATCACTTGACACTCATCAATGTTTACGAAGCGTTTGAAAATGCGCCACACGAGCTCGGCGTATCGCAGCATCAATGGTGCCGAGATAACTTTTTGAATTACCGATCATTGCAATCCGCTAGAAATGTGCGGTCGCAATTGCAAAGAATTATGGAAAATAACGATTTGGAGCTTATATCGCAATACAACAAGGTCCCAGATGCTCAATATTGGGAAAACATCAAAAAGGCATTAGTCGGCGGGTTTTTCATGCAAGtggcaaagaaaaagagtggAGGAAAGGGTTATTTGACCGTTAAAGATAACCAAGATGTTCTTGTACATCCAAGTACAGTTTTGCAGAAAGATGGCGAGTGGATGATATACAACGAGTTTGTTCTCACTAGTAAAAACTATATCAGAACAGTTACGATTGTGAATCCTGAATGGCTCGTGGAGATTGCTCCTAAATATTATAACTTGGATCATTTCCAAAAAGGAGATGTTAAATTGAGTTTGGAAAGGGTAATCCACAAtgttgaaagaaagaaagagatgaAACTGagtaaaaaatagagattgcttttatttatcaaaattttttttttttctttttttcttttcttttctttttcaaggAATGAAAAGTTGTCTCTCAAATATACTAAAATGAGTTTATCTTATtcgtaaaagaaaatgttcTGGAACAAAAACCAATATTGGTGCTAGTGTCTATGCGCCGCACACAATACACAATGTTTGGCGCTTCTTAATTTCTCTAAACAATTTGTATGATATGCGTGACCACATTTAAAGTACGTTAGCTCTAAGAAATGAAACAGTTgatcttttcctttgtctGCTTcgttttcaaaaacatcATTCGCTGGTTTCTTCACTGACTTGATCAATAAtaattgctgttgttggcTATCCTCCCACGCGAGTACATGTTCATCAAAAACTGGTTCCCCTagttgttctttgtttccaCCTATTGATTTCCCACAAGCGCAACAATCCTTGGCAGATTTGATCGCCCAGCCTTTAAGTTTGTTTCCCCGAATCATTAGCATTCTTTTGTAGACATCACTATTCAACATTTTTAGTGAAATTTTTAACATTTCGAGCTCATAAGAATAGGAGATGAACACCTCCTGTAAAACTCCTCTTATGCTTGATAACGTGGCAACACCAATTTGATCCAGAGTTTGACCCAGAGTTTGACCCAGAGATTGACCCAGATCCTGGACTTCCTCCTTCTCAATATCACTTTTGGAGTGCtgagaaagaaaggtgTTAAAGATGGCCAAAAATGATTGCTCTCCATCACTAGTCGTTAATTTATAGTCACTCAATCTTCGAAAACAGTTTTGGACGCACTGGTTGAAATATAGATGCTCTTCCCCACAAGTAAAAGTGTTTGCCATCTCAACCAAGAAATTTATAATCTTTAGCCAAAGCTTCTCATCAGCATGTAGATTTTCATTATTGTACTTGCCATTGCCACTAACATCTTCATAACTTTTCGCAATTTTATCACTTTTGTGAGTTTCATCACCTTTATTGTTTACCAGATTTCCATAGTTTTCACAGATTGCAAAACAGTACGATAACAAACTTGTGAAACGTTGCCGCTGATCTTGTTTTCGCAAATGTTTACTTATTCTTTGCAAATGAGCCAAAATGCAGTCTACTGCACCTTGATGATCCTTATCGTTTTCTAGTAAACAAGCGTTGCCCTCGGTGAATGCAAAATCGTTAAAAACCTTTTCAATCTGGTTCCTGCTTGAGCTTCTGACAATCTTCTCTCCccatttttcaacaaattgcaCTGCATTGAGCCTATCCTCCTTTATCATAAGCTGGATATAGCGATACAAAAATGGGTCGAGGTCTGTAATATGCATGGAAAATAAAGTCTTGATGTATGCAAAAGCAATTTTGTCGTTATTGATATCAAGAATTTCAGTATGCATGCTTGGAACATACCTGTTAACTAGCTGCAAAAATCTTTTCCAATCTAGACTGACCAATATCTCAAAATTGCTTTTGATTACCTTTGCAACATTGAGTTTCTCACTTACATCTTGTGTTTTTATGAGCGCACTTTCAAGTACATTCATTGTTTCAAATGTAAAAGAATTGTCTCCAGCAAAACATGGATCATCCTCTTCACCAACAGTATTGCGATTGTTTACACCACTAGCATCATGGCCATCATTTTTGCTTCGCTTCATCAACCATATTTCTAATGCACGAGAATATTTGCCCTGTGCATTGAAAATGTCGAAAAGAACATTGTAAAACTTGGAAAGCTTcaacttttcaacaaaCATCTCATCATCGGGAGTATATAGTGGTATTAAACTGCATAGAGCCAATTCACAATCCTCGGAAAGCGTTGCATTAGTGTTTGAACATAGTCTGTTGATAACAGTATCCAATATGGACTCAGGAAGTCGAAGTAATTGGAAATATTTCGGGTAATTTCGTGCAATAAAGATTGCCAATTGACATTTGTCAAACTCCGTGAAACTTGATTCATTAACTCTaaacaaatcaatcaatACTTCAAGTAGGTATTGTCTATTGTAtttctcattttcatttaaaaACGACGACTCAAAAAATTCATTTAGCACCGACATCATGAGAATCGAACTTCGTTtaagaaataaatacaaGTATGGAAACACAATATCCTTATCTTGTGTTAGAACTAAAGTGCCATCTCTTCTTATTGCAGtatgagaaaaaagagcGTCGCACACTGACCGAATTGCACCCTTcgcaccaccaccaccatcatcaccaccaccaccatcatcatcattattattgttattgctaATTAAGCGATCTGTCGGGTATTGCCTTCCTGTGAGTATATAAGTCATATACGTGTATGCCTTTGCAGACTGTTCTGTAAGTTCAAATTGCGGACTTGAATATTCttgaacaaaatcaaaaaaaggtgTCTGGTAATCGTTTAATAGCATATTCCAGATGTATATTAAACAATCATTCAAACGATACTCTGTGCACAATTTGATGGCGAGATCAATATCTAAGCTTTTAATATCCAATGTGCACAAAAGTTCGGTTAACAACTCGCCTTCTCCAATTGATACATAATGTTTAATCAAATGCTTCAAAACATTCGGAGGTAATACTTTTATTGTGccaaacaaaatataaGG
It includes:
- the VPS8 gene encoding Vacuolar protein sorting-associated protein 8 (BUSCO:EOG09260EOI), translated to MTISEQKSNLYRKSSSSTRSPSSSISSSFTTINGLPRSRFDDRATTKTSLALQEYKKTSFNNEKKTQWSDEQAALSSMFKWSPLSKINHIIESSSFISERGTVSQVVSNSIYIAVSTSKSIVVIFNYKQSIEAILNDESNKASKSGQGQGQGQGQGQESTREIRRDPRHELDNDPHFFPTSSRASPFSATVEFTKTAPKGKISAMAFSSDSSFFVAGYENGSICVWDLNSNRSRSLPSVIRPFFTIYPKLPRARSEIEGHAINTLIKSVRFLHPHNNQIMSIDASGLSLFHKISQKLMTRYATSNRLCAKKVQMQAQLPLGSAYEITDEMGVISLLSNDDLMIISSTSLNDPEVINLRQQYTYNIRSNTSNQLSMSWFPCSKKPKGVDTEGGGKGVVNAKLACSWGNILHIIELDNEILPSNLRQIVEDAKDKDRAVPKLPFKRTCKWHEASNIVDSKWISTDILCVFLLMEDTSGLQMKTYYYDGSTLIPIAKDEICGDVQKVDLAKQSLLALKDARLYMGRQLSWADLILRKVSQSQYQDALQLADEYYQTSSVGLLAAVGLPTSKDKRLKLLYPYFLDIMRASMPSLSKDFEPAKLHIYFDVLTYAASDDILEELLESVDDDQVYFEVLEPYILFGTIKVLPPNVLKHLIKHYVSIGEGELLTELLCTLDIKSLDIDLAIKLCTEYRLNDCLIYIWNMLLNDYQTPFFDFVQEYSSPQFELTEQSAKAYTYMTYILTGRQYPTDRLISNNNNNDDDGGGGDDGGGGAKGAIRSVCDALFSHTAIRRDGTLVLTQDKDIVFPYLYLFLKRSSILMMSVLNEFFESSFLNENEKYNRQYLLEVLIDLFRVNESSFTEFDKCQLAIFIARNYPKYFQLLRLPESILDTVINRLCSNTNATLSEDCELALCSLIPLYTPDDEMFVEKLKLSKFYNVLFDIFNAQGKYSRALEIWLMKRSKNDGHDASGVNNRNTVGEEDDPCFAGDNSFTFETMNVLESALIKTQDVSEKLNVAKVIKSNFEILVSLDWKRFLQLVNRYVPSMHTEILDINNDKIAFAYIKTLFSMHITDLDPFLYRYIQLMIKEDRLNAVQFVEKWGEKIVRSSSRNQIEKVFNDFAFTEGNACLLENDKDHQGAVDCILAHLQRISKHLRKQDQRQRFTSLLSYCFAICENYGNSVNNKGDETHKSDKIAKSYEDVSGNGKYNNENLHADEKLWLKIINFLVEMANTFTCGEEHLYFNQCVQNCFRRLSDYKLTTSDGEQSFLAIFNTFLSQHSKSDIEKEEVQDSGQSSGQTSGQTSDQIGVATLSSIRGVLQEVFISYSYELEMLKISLKMLNSDVYKRMLMIRGNKLKGWAIKSAKDCCACGKSIGGNKEQLGEPVFDEHVLAWEDSQQQQLLLIKSVKKPANDVFENEADKGKDQSFHFLELTYFKCGHAYHTNCLEKLRSAKHCVLCAAHRH